A part of Hydrogenobacter sp. T-8 genomic DNA contains:
- a CDS encoding ubiquitin-like small modifier protein 1 produces MAITVRVPTPLRRITNGQGEVQVQASTIKEAIEKLEEAYPGFKERLVDEQGEVRRFVNLYLNDEDIRFLKGLDTELKDGDVLSIVPAIAGGYR; encoded by the coding sequence ATGGCTATAACTGTGAGAGTTCCCACACCTTTGAGAAGGATAACCAACGGTCAAGGTGAGGTTCAGGTGCAAGCAAGCACTATAAAAGAAGCTATAGAAAAACTTGAAGAAGCCTACCCGGGCTTTAAGGAAAGGCTTGTGGACGAGCAAGGCGAAGTAAGAAGGTTTGTAAACCTATACCTTAATGATGAAGACATAAGGTTTTTGAAGGGTCTTGACACAGAACTAAAGGATGGAGATGTGCTGTCTATAGTCCCTGCCATTGCAGGCGGTTATAGATGA
- the pseG gene encoding UDP-2,4-diacetamido-2,4,6-trideoxy-beta-L-altropyranose hydrolase encodes MKALLLTEGSSSIGHGHITRCLSLYQAFETLGHEPFLLVAGDSSVESLLKDKNHRIFDWHKNWKTLIEKIEDYNVVVVDSYLASEEFYQEISKRVKRKLYIDDYKRIDYPSGIVLNGGVYAYELAYPQKMGLKYLLGPRYIPLRSAFWKVKRRNIRQKAKRILITFGGDDSKNMTPKVLKSLREHFKDLEFLVVVGKGFRNIEEISALADKQVNLFEGLSAEGMRELMLLADIAISAGGQTTYELARVGTPAVLVAVAENQLLNCKGWHNIGFAFYAGWWEDKDIIEKVITHTESIMDYKVREKMAKVGKKTVDGKGALRVVKELTKD; translated from the coding sequence GTGAAAGCACTCCTGCTAACAGAGGGCTCTTCTTCCATCGGGCACGGACACATAACAAGATGCCTCTCTTTATATCAGGCTTTTGAAACCCTCGGGCATGAACCCTTTTTACTCGTGGCAGGAGACAGCTCTGTGGAGAGCCTTTTGAAAGATAAAAACCATAGAATCTTTGACTGGCATAAAAACTGGAAAACCCTAATTGAGAAAATAGAGGACTATAATGTAGTGGTAGTGGACTCTTACCTTGCAAGTGAGGAATTCTATCAAGAAATATCCAAAAGGGTAAAGCGTAAACTTTACATAGATGACTACAAGAGGATTGACTATCCTTCAGGCATCGTGCTAAACGGAGGCGTATACGCTTATGAATTGGCATATCCTCAGAAAATGGGTCTTAAATACCTTCTTGGACCCAGATATATACCTCTCAGAAGTGCCTTTTGGAAGGTAAAGAGAAGGAACATAAGGCAAAAAGCTAAAAGGATACTTATAACCTTTGGCGGAGACGATTCAAAAAACATGACACCAAAAGTTTTGAAATCCCTTAGAGAACACTTCAAAGACCTTGAGTTTTTGGTTGTTGTTGGCAAGGGCTTTCGCAATATTGAGGAGATAAGTGCTTTGGCGGACAAGCAAGTTAATCTTTTTGAGGGTCTTAGTGCAGAAGGCATGAGGGAGCTTATGCTTTTGGCGGACATAGCCATAAGTGCTGGAGGGCAGACCACCTACGAGCTTGCGAGGGTTGGCACACCTGCAGTCCTTGTGGCAGTAGCAGAGAACCAGCTGTTAAACTGTAAAGGATGGCACAATATAGGCTTTGCCTTTTACGCAGGCTGGTGGGAGGACAAAGACATAATTGAAAAGGTTATCACCCATACAGAAAGCATAATGGACTATAAGGTAAGAGAAAAGATGGCAAAAGTAGGCAAAAAGACCGTAGATGGAAAGGGAGCTTTGAGAGTTGTAAAAGAGCTTACAAAAGACTAA
- a CDS encoding SAM-dependent methyltransferase: MSQKVREYYQRDFRKDFFTAPELDRAFGYALAEHMAELIRDFGEPVLLELGGGSGVLAYDVLSYFREKEPELFERLRYYIYDFSPTLIDIQRKRLKDFEGKVFWCEHLFPFEGVVFSNEFFDCLPVHVVKEGKELFVKNGQEVWLELEDERVKEMLKRMGYEGLSQIVEVCVDCVEFLRELSKNLIGGYHLVIDYGYTSQELYRFPEGTVLGYRSHRVEKNPLKSQKPVDITAHVNFSVLEEYGKDFGLERVYLKSMRDFLLESSAFVQELEILGFSQEPEDIERFSRLKTMLLSMGDRFRVLLQRALSSNS; this comes from the coding sequence ATGTCTCAAAAGGTAAGGGAGTATTATCAAAGGGATTTCAGGAAAGATTTTTTTACCGCACCAGAGCTTGACAGAGCCTTTGGATATGCCCTAGCGGAGCATATGGCAGAGCTTATAAGGGACTTCGGAGAGCCTGTCCTTCTTGAGCTTGGCGGTGGCAGTGGAGTGCTCGCCTACGATGTGCTTAGCTATTTCAGAGAAAAAGAGCCTGAGCTATTTGAAAGGCTCAGATACTACATCTACGACTTTAGCCCTACCCTAATTGATATCCAAAGAAAAAGGTTGAAGGACTTTGAAGGCAAGGTTTTTTGGTGTGAGCATCTCTTCCCCTTTGAGGGTGTGGTTTTCTCCAACGAATTTTTTGACTGTCTACCAGTGCATGTAGTGAAGGAAGGCAAGGAGCTTTTTGTCAAGAATGGGCAAGAGGTATGGCTTGAGCTGGAGGATGAGCGTGTAAAGGAAATGCTCAAAAGGATGGGCTACGAAGGGCTTTCACAGATTGTGGAGGTTTGTGTGGACTGTGTGGAGTTTCTCAGAGAGCTTTCAAAGAATCTAATAGGAGGCTACCATCTGGTGATAGATTACGGCTATACCTCTCAAGAGCTATACAGATTCCCTGAGGGCACGGTTTTGGGTTATCGCTCTCACAGGGTTGAGAAAAATCCTTTGAAAAGCCAGAAACCTGTTGATATAACAGCCCATGTAAACTTTTCGGTGCTGGAAGAGTATGGGAAAGACTTTGGGCTTGAAAGAGTTTATTTGAAAAGCATGAGGGATTTTCTTTTGGAAAGCTCCGCCTTTGTGCAGGAGCTTGAAATTCTTGGTTTTTCCCAAGAGCCTGAGGACATAGAAAGGTTCTCGCGTCTTAAGACCATGCTGTTGAGCATGGGCGACCGCTTTAGGGTATTACTTCAAAGAGCCCTAAGTTCCAACTCGTAG
- the tmk gene encoding dTMP kinase, with protein MLITFEGIDGSGKSTQAKRLYEYLNAKGYKVSLYRDPGSTPLAEKIRELLLNFEMDPTTELLLFESARSSLVWERIFPDLKEGKIVILDRFIDSTTAYQGYGREINLGTVSILNHIAIRGRKPDITFLLNVPLEVALERIKGKKTRFENREYLRKVRDAYILMANQERERIVLIDGNRDMEEVFEDVLSVLRERLGLDI; from the coding sequence ATGCTTATAACCTTTGAAGGTATAGACGGCTCTGGCAAGAGCACTCAGGCAAAAAGGCTTTATGAATATCTTAATGCAAAGGGTTATAAGGTTTCTCTATACAGAGACCCCGGGTCTACGCCTCTTGCGGAGAAGATAAGGGAGCTTTTGTTGAATTTTGAAATGGACCCAACCACGGAACTCTTGCTTTTTGAGTCCGCAAGGTCAAGCCTTGTGTGGGAAAGAATCTTTCCAGACTTAAAAGAGGGAAAGATAGTTATTCTTGACCGTTTTATAGACTCCACAACCGCCTATCAGGGCTACGGCAGGGAGATAAACCTCGGCACGGTAAGTATTCTAAATCACATAGCCATCAGAGGTAGAAAGCCTGATATAACCTTCTTGCTAAATGTTCCCCTTGAGGTAGCCTTAGAGAGGATTAAGGGTAAAAAAACCCGTTTTGAAAACAGAGAGTATCTCAGAAAAGTAAGGGATGCCTACATACTTATGGCAAACCAAGAGAGGGAGAGGATAGTGCTAATTGATGGAAACAGAGATATGGAAGAAGTTTTTGAGGATGTTCTTAGTGTCCTCAGAGAAAGACTTGGGCTTGATATATAA
- the alr gene encoding alanine racemase, giving the protein MSRAELRIKVENLVENVKSLCRFSQKPIIAVVKADAYGVGAMQVCSVLEGLKEVSAFAVACVEEGIELRKAGTKKKILVLGGVLKGEERAFVEYALTPVVSHREHLKVLEGIDIPIQVKYDTGMGRLGFLEELVKDRRVEGVLSHLSSPLDEDHSRLQIERFQRITKHYQNLKYVHMESSAGVIYHIPFTTHIRIGLALYGEKPMQNYPVELKPVLELRAKLLSVKTLPTGFPVSYSKSYITDKPTRVGVVAFGYADGLMKSLSGKANLFYRGKPLRILGNITMDMSMVDLTNTDAKVGDWVEIVGQNQSFTDLAKLAGTIPYELMTNLSSRIRRVVL; this is encoded by the coding sequence ATGTCAAGGGCAGAGCTAAGGATAAAGGTTGAAAACCTTGTGGAAAATGTTAAAAGTCTTTGCCGGTTTTCCCAAAAGCCCATCATAGCGGTGGTCAAGGCGGATGCCTATGGTGTGGGTGCAATGCAGGTTTGCTCTGTGTTGGAAGGTCTAAAGGAGGTTTCCGCTTTTGCGGTTGCCTGCGTGGAGGAGGGTATAGAGCTAAGGAAAGCCGGCACAAAGAAGAAGATTCTCGTGCTTGGAGGAGTTCTAAAGGGAGAGGAGCGTGCTTTTGTGGAGTATGCTTTGACGCCGGTGGTTTCTCACAGGGAGCATTTGAAGGTCCTTGAGGGTATAGACATACCTATTCAGGTAAAATACGACACGGGTATGGGAAGGCTTGGCTTTCTGGAGGAGCTGGTGAAAGACCGCAGGGTTGAAGGGGTTTTAAGCCACCTTTCAAGTCCTCTGGACGAAGACCACTCAAGACTTCAGATAGAGCGATTTCAAAGGATAACAAAACACTACCAAAACCTCAAGTATGTTCACATGGAAAGCTCTGCTGGTGTTATTTACCACATTCCCTTCACCACCCATATACGCATAGGACTTGCCCTGTATGGAGAAAAGCCCATGCAAAACTACCCAGTGGAACTAAAGCCTGTGTTAGAACTAAGAGCCAAGCTCCTTTCTGTAAAAACTCTACCCACAGGCTTTCCTGTTTCTTACTCAAAGAGCTACATAACAGACAAGCCCACAAGGGTGGGAGTGGTTGCCTTTGGCTATGCGGACGGTCTTATGAAGAGCCTATCTGGCAAGGCAAACCTTTTCTACAGGGGAAAGCCCCTTAGAATACTTGGCAACATTACCATGGATATGAGCATGGTAGACCTCACGAACACAGATGCTAAGGTGGGAGATTGGGTAGAGATCGTGGGACAAAACCAGAGCTTTACAGACCTTGCAAAACTTGCTGGAACTATACCCTATGAGCTTATGACTAACCTATCAAGTAGGATAAGGAGGGTAGTGTTATAA
- a CDS encoding histidine triad nucleotide-binding protein, whose translation MQDCIFCKIVRKEIPSKGVYEDELVYAFHDINPVAPTHILIIPKKHIVGIQSLEPEDVPLVGHMFYVARRLGEELGYAPDEDLNKGYRLVFNVGRDAGQSVFHLHLHFIAGRSMSWPPG comes from the coding sequence ATGCAAGACTGTATATTCTGCAAGATAGTGAGGAAGGAAATTCCCTCAAAGGGTGTTTATGAAGATGAATTGGTTTATGCTTTCCATGATATCAACCCAGTTGCACCTACACACATTTTAATAATTCCTAAAAAGCACATAGTTGGTATTCAGAGCCTTGAGCCTGAGGATGTGCCTCTGGTGGGTCATATGTTCTATGTGGCAAGGAGGCTTGGAGAAGAGCTGGGTTATGCACCCGATGAAGACTTAAATAAAGGCTACAGGCTAGTCTTTAACGTGGGAAGGGATGCAGGGCAAAGCGTCTTTCATCTTCATCTTCACTTTATTGCAGGGAGGAGTATGTCCTGGCCACCGGGCTGA
- a CDS encoding tetratricopeptide repeat protein has product MILVLFTFLLLLSSCARIIMYTDPLTSEEHVNLGYIYEKQGKIELAREEYKKAIRKDRKNWIAYYNLGNIYAREEKWERAEELYLRALEIKRDPDLLNNLAYVLNKKGDHCLALKLIEEALAKAQKPEYKQTEEDIRSAIEREKVKCLSFEGEGEFW; this is encoded by the coding sequence ATGATATTAGTTTTGTTTACCTTTCTTTTACTGCTCTCCTCCTGTGCCAGAATTATAATGTATACTGACCCGCTCACCTCTGAAGAGCATGTAAATCTTGGATACATATACGAAAAACAGGGTAAGATAGAATTGGCAAGAGAAGAATACAAGAAGGCTATAAGAAAGGACAGAAAAAACTGGATAGCCTACTATAATCTTGGAAACATATACGCAAGGGAAGAAAAGTGGGAAAGGGCGGAGGAGCTATACCTAAGGGCTTTAGAGATAAAAAGAGACCCAGACCTTTTGAATAACTTAGCCTATGTGCTTAACAAGAAAGGAGACCATTGCTTGGCTTTAAAACTAATAGAGGAAGCCTTAGCCAAGGCACAAAAACCAGAATATAAGCAAACAGAAGAAGATATAAGAAGTGCAATAGAGAGAGAAAAAGTAAAGTGTTTATCTTTTGAAGGGGAAGGGGAATTTTGGTAG
- the uvrB gene encoding excinuclease ABC subunit UvrB, whose product MKTLTGFSIKTPLKPAGDQPKAIRELLENLESGVKEQVLLGATGTGKTFTIANVIEKYNKPTLIIAHNKILAAQLYRELKELFPENAVEYFISYYDYYQPEAYIPEKDLYIEKDASINEILERYRHSATVSVLERRDVIVVASVSCIYGLGSPEAYYSLRISLEVGQRYSLSKLTRKLVEIGYERSDYAIRRATFTVKGNALEVVPSDMEDQLIRIEFWDDEIDSISLMDALNRHKIKDLKKVVLFPASHYVAPRDTIEEALREIEKDLKERVEWFKANGKLVEAQRLYQRTMHDMEMIRELGHCKGIENYSRYFDRRKPGEPPFTLLDYFPEDFLLIVDESHVTIPQVRAMYNGDRSRKEKLVEYGWRLPSALDNRPLKFEEFLQKLNQVIYMSATPGDWEVQRSKGVIVEQIVRPTGLLDPVVEVRPTRNQLEDLIREIQERKKRRERALVLTTTKRLAEEVSDYLNERGIKAKYLHSDLDAIERAKVVKELREGTVEVIVGVNLLREGLDLPEVSLVAILEADKEGFLRSYTSLIQTIGRAARNLNGKAILYADRITESMRRAIEETNRRRQLQEKYNQEHGITPKSIVKPIKELLAIEELDYVKLPLKLPKGISSEEDLIQRISKLEKEMWECAKRWEFEKAAKLRDEIKQLRELLKLI is encoded by the coding sequence ATGAAAACTCTTACTGGCTTTAGCATTAAGACTCCTCTCAAACCTGCAGGAGACCAACCAAAGGCTATAAGAGAACTTCTTGAAAACTTGGAGTCTGGAGTAAAGGAGCAGGTGCTTTTGGGTGCCACTGGCACAGGCAAAACCTTTACCATAGCCAATGTGATAGAAAAGTATAACAAGCCAACCCTTATAATAGCTCATAACAAGATACTCGCTGCACAGCTATACAGGGAGCTAAAGGAGCTCTTTCCAGAAAACGCAGTGGAATACTTCATTTCCTATTACGACTACTATCAGCCAGAGGCATACATACCAGAAAAGGACCTTTACATAGAAAAGGATGCGAGCATAAATGAGATTCTTGAGAGATACAGGCATTCTGCCACCGTATCAGTTCTTGAAAGGCGGGATGTTATAGTGGTTGCCTCTGTCTCTTGCATATACGGTCTTGGCTCACCAGAGGCTTACTATTCCTTGAGAATATCCCTTGAGGTGGGTCAGAGGTATAGCCTAAGTAAACTCACGAGGAAACTGGTAGAGATAGGCTACGAAAGGAGCGACTATGCCATAAGGAGGGCAACCTTTACGGTAAAAGGCAACGCCCTTGAGGTTGTCCCTTCAGATATGGAAGACCAGCTTATAAGGATTGAGTTTTGGGATGACGAAATAGATTCCATTAGCTTGATGGATGCCTTAAACAGACATAAGATAAAAGACCTCAAAAAGGTTGTTCTCTTTCCCGCAAGCCACTATGTGGCACCAAGGGATACCATAGAGGAAGCCCTAAGAGAGATTGAGAAGGACCTAAAGGAAAGGGTTGAGTGGTTTAAGGCTAATGGAAAACTTGTGGAAGCCCAAAGGCTCTATCAAAGAACCATGCACGATATGGAGATGATAAGGGAGCTTGGACATTGTAAGGGAATAGAAAACTATTCCAGATACTTTGACCGCAGAAAACCGGGAGAGCCACCCTTTACCCTTCTTGACTATTTTCCTGAGGATTTTCTTCTTATAGTGGATGAATCCCACGTGACTATTCCTCAGGTCAGAGCCATGTATAACGGAGACCGTTCAAGAAAGGAAAAACTCGTAGAATACGGCTGGAGACTTCCCTCTGCTCTTGACAATAGACCTCTTAAGTTTGAGGAGTTCTTGCAAAAGCTCAACCAAGTTATATACATGTCCGCAACCCCTGGAGATTGGGAAGTCCAAAGGAGCAAGGGTGTAATAGTGGAGCAGATTGTCCGACCCACTGGGCTTCTTGACCCCGTGGTGGAAGTGCGTCCCACGAGAAACCAGCTTGAAGACTTAATAAGGGAAATTCAAGAGAGGAAAAAGAGAAGAGAAAGGGCTTTGGTTTTGACTACCACGAAAAGACTTGCGGAGGAGGTCTCTGATTATCTAAACGAAAGAGGCATAAAGGCAAAATACCTACACTCAGACCTTGATGCCATAGAGAGAGCAAAGGTGGTAAAGGAGCTAAGAGAAGGCACTGTTGAGGTTATAGTGGGCGTTAACCTTCTAAGAGAAGGGCTTGACCTACCAGAGGTTTCCCTTGTTGCCATACTTGAGGCGGACAAGGAAGGCTTTCTAAGGAGCTACACCTCACTGATCCAAACTATAGGGCGTGCTGCGAGAAACCTTAACGGCAAAGCCATCCTCTATGCGGACAGGATAACAGAGTCCATGAGAAGGGCAATAGAAGAGACAAACAGAAGAAGACAGCTTCAGGAGAAATACAACCAAGAGCATGGCATAACTCCAAAGAGTATAGTAAAGCCTATAAAGGAGCTTTTGGCTATAGAGGAGCTGGACTATGTAAAGCTCCCCCTAAAGCTACCCAAAGGCATATCCTCAGAGGAAGACCTAATACAGAGGATAAGCAAGTTGGAAAAGGAAATGTGGGAATGTGCCAAAAGGTGGGAGTTTGAAAAGGCTGCAAAGCTCAGAGATGAGATAAAACAGCTCAGAGAACTTCTAAAGCTAATATAA
- the ffh gene encoding signal recognition particle protein — MLELLTEKFSKALGKVKDTRKLTEKQVNDVLREVRTALIEADVDYEVVKGFLKRVRERALTEDLTKSPSPQDSFLLTIYEELVQTLGGQKQDLKKGMVLFVGLQGTGKTTSIGKIANYLKEQGFKVSLSSTDVRRPAAMLQLQRLAEKIGVPYYGFEEGLTAVEIAKRALQKAKEESVDYLLLDTAGRLHIDEELMEELRQIKEAVKPSEIIYVADAMQGQSALESAKTFHELLGLTGVVLTKMDGDARGGVALSVKEALGVGVKFIGVGEKIEDIEPFYPDRIAQRILGLGDIQTLAEKVQKVIPEDEAQALAFKVLKGEFDLEDMLKQIRFIKNMGPLDKLLGMLPGIGAQLKGLKIDENKFKKTEAIILSMTKQERRNPKIINMSRKQRIAKGSGTTVSDVNKVLKEYEEMKKMIKKLKNMQGMPQLPKFPFPFKR; from the coding sequence ATGCTTGAACTGCTTACTGAAAAGTTTAGCAAGGCTCTTGGTAAGGTAAAAGATACGAGAAAGCTAACCGAAAAGCAGGTCAACGATGTGTTAAGGGAAGTAAGAACCGCCCTTATAGAGGCGGATGTGGATTACGAGGTAGTAAAGGGCTTCTTAAAAAGAGTCCGAGAAAGGGCTTTGACCGAAGACCTGACCAAAAGCCCATCACCGCAAGATAGCTTTCTGCTTACCATATACGAAGAGCTTGTCCAAACCCTCGGTGGTCAAAAGCAGGACCTAAAAAAGGGTATGGTGCTTTTTGTGGGACTTCAGGGAACTGGTAAGACCACCAGCATAGGCAAGATAGCCAACTATCTAAAGGAGCAAGGCTTTAAGGTATCTTTGAGCTCCACAGACGTTAGAAGACCTGCAGCGATGCTACAGCTTCAAAGGCTTGCGGAGAAAATAGGCGTCCCTTACTATGGCTTTGAGGAGGGTCTTACTGCGGTGGAAATAGCCAAAAGGGCACTTCAAAAAGCCAAAGAAGAATCTGTAGACTACCTTCTTCTTGATACCGCAGGAAGGCTCCATATAGACGAGGAGCTTATGGAAGAACTAAGACAAATAAAGGAAGCTGTCAAGCCTTCAGAAATTATATACGTAGCGGATGCCATGCAAGGACAGTCTGCCCTTGAGTCTGCAAAAACCTTCCATGAGCTTCTCGGTCTTACTGGAGTGGTGCTTACAAAGATGGATGGTGATGCAAGAGGTGGTGTTGCCCTTTCTGTTAAAGAAGCTCTTGGCGTGGGTGTGAAGTTCATAGGAGTGGGTGAAAAGATTGAAGACATCGAGCCCTTCTATCCAGATAGGATAGCTCAAAGAATATTAGGTCTCGGTGATATACAGACCCTTGCGGAGAAAGTTCAGAAGGTAATTCCAGAAGATGAAGCACAGGCTCTTGCCTTTAAGGTTCTCAAAGGAGAGTTTGACCTTGAGGACATGCTAAAGCAGATTCGGTTTATAAAAAACATGGGACCCCTTGACAAGCTCCTTGGTATGCTCCCGGGCATAGGTGCACAGCTCAAGGGTCTAAAGATAGATGAGAATAAATTTAAGAAAACAGAAGCTATAATCCTCTCCATGACAAAGCAAGAGAGGAGAAATCCAAAAATAATAAACATGAGTAGGAAGCAGAGGATAGCAAAAGGTAGTGGGACAACGGTTTCTGATGTAAACAAAGTCCTAAAGGAATACGAAGAAATGAAAAAGATGATAAAAAAGCTAAAAAACATGCAGGGCATGCCACAGCTACCAAAATTCCCCTTCCCCTTCAAAAGATAA
- a CDS encoding class I SAM-dependent methyltransferase — protein sequence MGHKFDPSKLQKLDDPSRLELFDPQKVLREFGLRKGMKVLDVGTGAGFYLPYLSEAVGSEGKVYAIDTEPLAVEYASKKVKELGLSNVEVLLSEENRIPLSDNLVDFVFMAFVFHELEEPVSYMEEIKRVCKPLAYVSIIDWKKEERDKGPPPEEVYSEWEIGLMLEEAGLRVGRVVELGKYCFGVYAMVLKQEQERFESPIKIPPGLV from the coding sequence ATGGGACATAAATTTGACCCCTCAAAACTGCAAAAACTTGACGACCCCAGCAGGCTTGAGCTCTTTGACCCCCAGAAGGTCCTAAGGGAGTTTGGGCTTAGAAAAGGAATGAAGGTGCTTGATGTGGGCACTGGTGCAGGCTTTTACCTGCCATACCTTTCAGAGGCGGTAGGCTCAGAGGGCAAGGTATATGCCATAGACACAGAACCTCTGGCAGTGGAGTATGCAAGCAAAAAGGTAAAAGAGCTTGGGCTATCTAACGTGGAGGTATTACTTTCGGAAGAGAACCGCATACCCCTTTCGGATAACTTGGTAGATTTTGTCTTTATGGCTTTTGTATTCCATGAGCTTGAAGAGCCAGTAAGCTATATGGAGGAGATAAAAAGGGTTTGCAAGCCATTGGCGTATGTGTCTATAATAGACTGGAAGAAGGAAGAAAGGGACAAGGGTCCTCCACCAGAGGAGGTTTATTCTGAGTGGGAAATAGGTCTTATGCTTGAAGAGGCAGGCTTAAGGGTAGGGAGGGTGGTAGAGCTTGGAAAATACTGCTTTGGCGTTTACGCCATGGTGCTAAAACAAGAGCAAGAAAGGTTTGAAAGCCCAATAAAGATACCGCCAGGATTGGTATGA
- a CDS encoding diguanylate phosphodiesterase: MEGKSIKVYANLESVVNLKDQSLHGYWVLTRILSGNSELSFKDIVDKDLRAQAETMVLKAVAKKVLTKPIFIKKPIAMDLEYLPVISKNFVVCLPQDMKLADLAKAISFLKKSGLKSALDGYSTIGYEVKEFRVGTFDYVFFSEDFYTNTKISNLERLIANLKLFKVKLGFKNIDSLKKLNLALKLGIDVGHGYFFGSETFLVGILE, encoded by the coding sequence ATGGAGGGTAAAAGTATAAAAGTTTACGCCAACCTTGAGAGTGTAGTAAATCTCAAGGATCAGAGTCTCCATGGATACTGGGTTTTGACAAGGATACTTTCTGGAAATTCAGAACTTAGCTTCAAAGATATTGTAGACAAAGACTTGAGGGCACAAGCGGAAACAATGGTGCTAAAAGCGGTAGCAAAAAAAGTTCTCACAAAGCCTATCTTCATTAAAAAACCAATAGCTATGGACCTTGAGTATCTTCCAGTTATCAGTAAAAACTTCGTTGTTTGTCTTCCTCAGGATATGAAATTAGCAGATTTAGCTAAAGCCATAAGTTTCCTAAAGAAGAGCGGATTAAAATCTGCCCTTGATGGATACAGCACGATTGGTTATGAGGTTAAAGAATTCAGAGTAGGGACTTTCGATTATGTGTTTTTTAGTGAAGATTTCTACACAAACACAAAAATATCAAACCTGGAGCGTCTAATAGCTAATCTTAAGCTTTTCAAAGTAAAACTTGGCTTTAAAAACATAGATTCATTAAAGAAGCTTAACTTAGCTCTCAAGTTAGGTATAGATGTGGGGCATGGATATTTCTTCGGGAGTGAAACCTTCCTTGTTGGGATATTAGAATGA
- the leuB gene encoding 3-isopropylmalate dehydrogenase: MPTFKIAVLEGDGIGPEIIASALRVLKRLGELSGLDFLFEKALIGGSAIDQKGTPLPQETVELCLKSDAVLLGAVGGPKWDSLPTDKRPEKGLLGIRKALDLYANLRPAKVYEPLISSSPLKEEVARGTDFIVVRELTGDVYYGEPRGIFVESGKRVGINTMKYTEDEIRRVVRKAFEIALQRRKKLTSVDKSNVLEVSGLWKEVVEEEAKNYPDVELEHLYVDNCAMQIVRRPSSFDVIVTGNIFGDILSDEAAVITGSLGMLPSASLGDKYALYEPVHGSAPDIAGKGVANPIATILSASMMLRYSFGLTRESDLIDRAVELVLERGYRTPDIYSEGCIKVGTEAMTDAIIKAMEELWEGLS, translated from the coding sequence ATGCCTACTTTCAAGATAGCGGTTTTAGAGGGAGATGGAATAGGTCCAGAAATAATTGCTTCTGCCCTTAGGGTGCTAAAAAGGCTTGGCGAGCTCTCGGGTTTGGACTTCCTTTTTGAAAAGGCTCTTATAGGTGGCTCTGCCATAGACCAGAAGGGCACGCCCTTGCCACAGGAGACGGTGGAGCTATGCCTTAAGTCGGACGCAGTGCTTCTTGGTGCAGTGGGAGGTCCCAAGTGGGATAGCCTTCCCACAGATAAAAGACCAGAGAAGGGTCTTTTGGGTATAAGAAAGGCTCTTGACCTTTATGCAAACCTCAGACCTGCAAAGGTTTACGAGCCACTTATTAGTTCTTCTCCTCTAAAGGAAGAGGTTGCAAGGGGGACAGACTTTATAGTGGTTAGAGAGCTTACAGGGGATGTCTACTATGGAGAGCCAAGGGGTATCTTTGTGGAGAGTGGCAAAAGGGTAGGCATAAACACCATGAAGTATACAGAGGATGAGATAAGGCGTGTTGTGCGTAAAGCCTTTGAAATAGCCCTTCAGAGAAGAAAAAAACTTACAAGCGTTGACAAGTCCAACGTTTTAGAGGTTAGTGGTTTATGGAAGGAAGTAGTAGAAGAAGAAGCAAAAAATTACCCCGATGTGGAGTTAGAGCACCTTTATGTGGATAACTGTGCCATGCAGATAGTGAGAAGACCCTCTTCCTTTGATGTGATAGTGACGGGTAATATCTTTGGAGACATACTCTCTGACGAGGCGGCGGTTATAACGGGTAGTCTTGGGATGCTACCCTCTGCCAGCCTTGGAGACAAGTATGCTCTCTATGAGCCAGTGCATGGCTCTGCACCAGATATAGCAGGCAAGGGTGTGGCAAACCCGATAGCTACCATACTTTCTGCAAGCATGATGCTTAGGTATTCCTTTGGGTTAACGAGAGAATCAGACCTTATAGATAGAGCAGTGGAATTGGTGCTTGAAAGGGGCTACAGAACTCCAGACATATACAGCGAGGGTTGTATAAAAGTGGGAACAGAGGCTATGACTGACGCTATAATAAAAGCCATGGAGGAGCTATGGGAAGGCTTGTCTTAA